A section of the Sceloporus undulatus isolate JIND9_A2432 ecotype Alabama chromosome 3, SceUnd_v1.1, whole genome shotgun sequence genome encodes:
- the OTOS gene encoding otospiralin, with protein sequence MKLFSVEIICFCMLLYTLTDARPIHDEEDPYRQSPGMPYWPFTSNDFWAYVEYFRTLGAYNRINEMARTFFAHHPLGNILGYDAPYHDH encoded by the exons ATGAAGTTGTTCTCTGTGGAGATCATTTGTTTCTGCATGCTGCTTTACACACTAACAG ATGCCAGGCCAATCCACGATGAAGAAG ACCCCTACAGACAATCTCCAGGCATGCCTTACTGGCCTTTCACTAGCAATGATTTCTGGGCATATGTGGAGTACTTCCGGACCCTGGGTGCATACAACAGAATCAATGAGATGGCCAGGACCTTCTTTGCTCATCATCCTCTTGGAAATATTCTTGGATATGATGCCCCATATCATGACCACTAG